In Malania oleifera isolate guangnan ecotype guangnan chromosome 8, ASM2987363v1, whole genome shotgun sequence, a single window of DNA contains:
- the LOC131162486 gene encoding uncharacterized protein LOC131162486 isoform X2 gives MHLNLTISSPICTNLNLKSNWCLILSNPFNSEAAMATNTPKPAKQLGELLQVQQEPFVLEVYLQERGYLKKSLKSGGSFVCCQPSSGKHFERSASSGPKRSRKSVLHCSKILRAVFNKLVSANNQNQRKRHASKEDGNFSAADQSQVVVESDRFSSASSTTVFNSCFESDTEDAYSSLQNDHNSGAADTLKALQLGTHREIEIQAATDRKRIWRFAEDSKQLSPVSVLEEIPSSESSPAHKNLDEIALGDGRTGQEVNQSTSDVIFSKKVLSEDSIFSASLRELFLCTPIKKPSCGGVAELQELAWFDPSSQPTKSRMVLLQTRQLLLDCVREVVEYHKGKGRQRQGARDFQGPEEIGKLICAKIRAWGKQSGDETNITQLLHLNFSASAEEWNDFKPQAREIGMHIADVILEEIKHEVVVDLMYFSTSKSMSR, from the exons ATGCACCTGAACCTCACCATATCATCTCCCATATGCACAAACTTGAACCTCAAATCTAATTGGTGCCTCATTCTCTCCAACCCCTTCAACTCAGAAGCTGCAATGGCTACCAACACACCCAAACCAGCAAAACAGCTTGGAGAACTTCTCCAGGTGCAACAAGAACCATTTGTGCTAGAGGTTTATCTTCAGGAAAGAGGGTATCTGAAGAAAAGCTTAAAGTCAGGTGGTAGCTTTGTGTGCTGCCAGCCGAGTTCAGGCAAACATTTTGAGAGGTCAGCTAGCAGTGGTCCAAAGAGGAGCAGAAAGAGTGTCCTACACTGTTCAAAGATCCTGCGAGCTGTCTTTAACAAGCTTGTTTCTGCTAATAATCAGAACCAGAGGAAAAGGCACGCTAGTAAGGAAGACGGAAATTTTAGTGCTGCTGATCAGAGCCAAGTAGTAGTAGAATCAGATAGATTTTCCTCTGCTAGCAGCACAACAGTGTTCAATTCCTGCTTCGAGAGCGATACGGAAGACGCCTATTCTTCACTGCAAAATGACCACAATTCAGGTGCTGCAGACACTCTCAAAGCTTTGCAACTCGGCactcatcgagaaattgagatACAG GCTGCCACAGATAGAAAACGCATATGGAGATTTGCAGAAGACAGTAAGCAACTCAGCCCTGTGTCAGTTCTAGAAGAAATACCTTCCAGTGAAAGTTCCCCAGCTCATAAAA ATTTGGATGAAATAGCATTAGGAGATGGCAGAACAGGGCAAGAAGTGAACCAATCAACTTCTGATGTCATTTTCTCCAAGAAAGTACTCAGTGAAGATTCAATATTCTCAGCTTCTCTCAGGGAATTATTTCTGTGCACACCAATAAAGAAGCCAAGCTGTGGTGGGGTAGCAGAATTGCAAGAGCTTGCTTGGTTTGATCCTTCCTCTCAGCCCACAAAGTCCAGAATGGTTTTGCTGCAAACCAGGCAGCTTCTGTTAGATTGTGTAAGGGAGGTGGTGGAGTACCATAAAGGCAAAGGGAGACAGCGGCAAGGGGCTCGAGACTTCCAGGGGCCAGAAGAGATTGGGAAGCTCATCTGTGCCAAAATAAGGGCATGGGGGAAACAATCTGGAGATGAAACAAACATAACCCAATTGCTGCATTTGAATTTTTCGGCCTCAGCTGAGGAGTGGAATGATTTCAAGCCACAGGCCAGGGAAATTGGGATGCACATTGCAGATGTCATTTTAGAAGAGATCAAGCATGAGGTTGTTGTAGACCTGATGTATTTTTCCACCTCGAAATCAATGTCAAGATGA
- the LOC131162486 gene encoding uncharacterized protein LOC131162486 isoform X1, which produces MHLNLTISSPICTNLNLKSNWCLILSNPFNSEAAMATNTPKPAKQLGELLQVQQEPFVLEVYLQERGYLKKSLKSGGSFVCCQPSSGKHFERSASSGPKRSRKSVLHCSKILRAVFNKLVSANNQNQRKRHASKEDGNFSAADQSQVVVESDRFSSASSTTVFNSCFESDTEDAYSSLQNDHNSGAADTLKALQLGTHREIEIQAATDRKRIWRFAEDSKQLSPVSVLEEIPSSESSPAHKSNLDEIALGDGRTGQEVNQSTSDVIFSKKVLSEDSIFSASLRELFLCTPIKKPSCGGVAELQELAWFDPSSQPTKSRMVLLQTRQLLLDCVREVVEYHKGKGRQRQGARDFQGPEEIGKLICAKIRAWGKQSGDETNITQLLHLNFSASAEEWNDFKPQAREIGMHIADVILEEIKHEVVVDLMYFSTSKSMSR; this is translated from the exons ATGCACCTGAACCTCACCATATCATCTCCCATATGCACAAACTTGAACCTCAAATCTAATTGGTGCCTCATTCTCTCCAACCCCTTCAACTCAGAAGCTGCAATGGCTACCAACACACCCAAACCAGCAAAACAGCTTGGAGAACTTCTCCAGGTGCAACAAGAACCATTTGTGCTAGAGGTTTATCTTCAGGAAAGAGGGTATCTGAAGAAAAGCTTAAAGTCAGGTGGTAGCTTTGTGTGCTGCCAGCCGAGTTCAGGCAAACATTTTGAGAGGTCAGCTAGCAGTGGTCCAAAGAGGAGCAGAAAGAGTGTCCTACACTGTTCAAAGATCCTGCGAGCTGTCTTTAACAAGCTTGTTTCTGCTAATAATCAGAACCAGAGGAAAAGGCACGCTAGTAAGGAAGACGGAAATTTTAGTGCTGCTGATCAGAGCCAAGTAGTAGTAGAATCAGATAGATTTTCCTCTGCTAGCAGCACAACAGTGTTCAATTCCTGCTTCGAGAGCGATACGGAAGACGCCTATTCTTCACTGCAAAATGACCACAATTCAGGTGCTGCAGACACTCTCAAAGCTTTGCAACTCGGCactcatcgagaaattgagatACAG GCTGCCACAGATAGAAAACGCATATGGAGATTTGCAGAAGACAGTAAGCAACTCAGCCCTGTGTCAGTTCTAGAAGAAATACCTTCCAGTGAAAGTTCCCCAGCTCATAAAAGTA ATTTGGATGAAATAGCATTAGGAGATGGCAGAACAGGGCAAGAAGTGAACCAATCAACTTCTGATGTCATTTTCTCCAAGAAAGTACTCAGTGAAGATTCAATATTCTCAGCTTCTCTCAGGGAATTATTTCTGTGCACACCAATAAAGAAGCCAAGCTGTGGTGGGGTAGCAGAATTGCAAGAGCTTGCTTGGTTTGATCCTTCCTCTCAGCCCACAAAGTCCAGAATGGTTTTGCTGCAAACCAGGCAGCTTCTGTTAGATTGTGTAAGGGAGGTGGTGGAGTACCATAAAGGCAAAGGGAGACAGCGGCAAGGGGCTCGAGACTTCCAGGGGCCAGAAGAGATTGGGAAGCTCATCTGTGCCAAAATAAGGGCATGGGGGAAACAATCTGGAGATGAAACAAACATAACCCAATTGCTGCATTTGAATTTTTCGGCCTCAGCTGAGGAGTGGAATGATTTCAAGCCACAGGCCAGGGAAATTGGGATGCACATTGCAGATGTCATTTTAGAAGAGATCAAGCATGAGGTTGTTGTAGACCTGATGTATTTTTCCACCTCGAAATCAATGTCAAGATGA